gaaTGATGACGGTGGTCACTGCTGTCTGGTCAACAAGTGGAGCACATTCCTGAAGGCACGGCTTGTCTGCTCTGTACCAGGAGAGGATGGCATTGAGACTCACTTTGATGAGCTCCGTGAGTGCCCAGCAGGCAGGCAGGGTCCTATGGCTGCAGAgggatggagggtggatggaaGCCCAGGGTACCTCTGGTGGGCCCCCTTCCCTGGGTAGAAATGGGCAGGGCTCTGAGGCGCCTGCCTAAGACCTCCTCCAGTaccttctctctctgtccccagaGGATGTGTTTGTTCAGCAGACCCAGGATGTGAGGAACCCCGTCATTTATGCTGTCTTTACCTCTTCAGGGTGAGGCTAGGGTTGAGGCCAGCAGTGACAGGGTGACGGGATTGGGGGATTATGACCTGTGGAGGACACCAGCCTGGAGGACACAAGCTCTGGGGTTGGGGCAGGCTGGGGAGGGTAAGGACCCTGGGCCGAGGCTCTGCCCCACCCATAGCAACCTGCCCTGCACACAGCTCTGTATTTCGAGGCTCTGCCGTTTGTGTCTACTCCATGGCTGACATTCGCATGGTCTTCAATGGACCCTTTGCCCACAAGGAGGGCCCCAACTACCAATGGATGCCCTTCTCAGGGAAGATGCCCTACCCCCGGCCTGGCACGGTAAGCACCTGCCTCTCATTTTCATCTTCTTATAAGAGGCCTACTCTGGGTCTGCCAAACATGGGCTTTACCATCTTGGAGCTCACCACCGGTTGGGGAGGTGGACCATGATACTCAGAAACCCCTAGTTTATAAAAGCATCAGACTGTGAAGGAGCAGAAACAGACAGCATCCTGTGATGTGGATAGGGGATTGGGTATGGTGGAATCCTCCTTGGAGGAGCTGAAGGTTAGAGAGAAGAATCTCTAAGGCAAAAGTTGGAGGCAGGCTGGAAGTTGCCTTGGCTAGCTAACATTGAGCAAGGAGGTAGGGAGAGAGCAAGGCCAGCCCTGCAGGGTCTCTATGGCAATGGGTGGCATCTTGCTTTATCTTGGTATGACCTGGATCACCTCAGGAGACTCAGCAGGAGATTTAGGCATGATCTGACCTAATGTAGCAGCAGATGCCATTCCATAGGGTTAAGACTGGCATGGGGAAGCTTTTCCCCTAGAGGTGAACTTGGAGTTGGAAGGATGGCAGGATGGCTGGGGTAGTGGGCAGGTTGAGCCCCAGGCAGAGAGGATAGCCTCAGGGAAGGGGAGAGCATGTCTAGTATGTTAGGATGACTTCAGGGTCTGCTGCCCAGCTCAGCAAGAGGGAGAGGGGCAAGATCCCAAGGATAgccagaaaggaagagaaggagacagCAGGGGGGTGATGAGGATATGGGAAGGGAGTAGTCAGCTTGGCCAGGTGCTACCACAAGGTCATAGTGTATGATGCTATGGATTTGACAACATGAGACCTTGGAACCTTGGTACAAAAGGAGCTACAGAGAGGTCTGGTGCAAGGCAGAAAGCAGGAAAGTGGAGGTGGTGGGGAGAGACAGTACAGAGGCCTCTCTTGAGCTAATGGGTCCATGTGCCCCACCCGGGCAGCCTGGGATTGACACTCATCACCTACCTGCAGTGTCCTGGCGGAACCTTCACACCATCCATGAAGTCCACCAAAGACTATCCTGATGAAGTGATCAACTTCATGCGTAGTCACCCACTTATGTACCAGGCCATATACCCCTTGCAACGGCGGCCATTGGTGGTCCGCACAGGTGCTCCCTACCGTCTCACTACTGTTGCTGTGGACCAGGTGGATGCAGCTGATGGGCGCTATGAGGTGCTTTTCCTGGGCACAGGTACCCACTACTGCTTCCAGCCCCTCTGTCACTGGGCCCACTGGGTAGGGGGTGCTGGTCCCTGGGGTTGGAACCTGCCCTCCTATGGATTACAATGGGCTCATCAGGTCAGCTCTGTCATACTCATCTTTGGGAATCTCCCTTTTGCCAGGATAGCTGAGGCTAAGGATGGAAAAACTCCATTCCCTGGACACTGGATACCTGGTAGCCATAGTATGACAGAAAAGGCATTgagagggatggggatgtggctcaagccgtagcacgctcgtctggcatgcgtgcggcccgggttcaatcctcagcaccacatacaaacaacgatgttgtgtctgccaataactaaaaaataaatattaaaattctctctctctctctccctctatcactctctctttaaaaaaaaaaaaaaaaaagaaaaggcattgaGATAGATGGTAGGCACTTAGGGTAACCCAGATCCAAATACTAACACACACGCTGGCATGTGTACACATACGGAGAAATGCACCCACAGTTCTAGCAACTCCCGACACAAGGGAATGCCCCAGTGTCCTGTTCTCAGCAGGGCCCAATATGGGGTAAGGGAGGCAGACCCTTATGGTGACCTCCTTTATCCTGAACCCAGGGAAACCCTTTAACCTCAGCCAGGAATGCCTGCTCCACTGCCCTAAGGGATTTGGGGTCCTGGTGGGGAAGGGGCTGAAGCTTTGCCCCTTCCCCAGTGTCCCCAGCCCCACTGAGGTCCTGCCCGGCCCGTTCCAGACCGCGGGACAGTGCAGAAGGTCATTGTGTTGCCTAAGGATGACCAGGAGGTGGAGGAGCTcatgctggaggaggtggaggtctTCAAGGTGGGTTTGGTCCTGTCTTCCCCACTTTGACTCTCCCCAGTCCCCTTCCCTGACTTTAGACctcaggggcagggaggaggtCCCAAGGTCCCAAGCTgatccctgtcttcttccaggaCCCAGCACCCATTAAGACCATGACCATCTCTTCCAAGAGGGTGAGTCTTTGACAATGTGGGCTAGGGGTATCAGGATGGAACCCACATTCCCTTGGGGTGGGTCACACCTTTGGCCCATGGATGGGGAAACTAAGGCAtggaacaaggaagaaaagaagcccAGACCAATCATGTGGGTTATCTTTGGAAAAGGAACTGACAAGCCCTTGCCCCTGCTCCTAGCAACAACTATATGTGGCCTCAGCAGTGGGTGTCACACACCTGAGCCTGCACCGCTGCCAGGCATATGGGGCTGCCTGTGCTGACTGCTGCCTTGCCCGGGACCCTTACTGTGCCTGGGATGGCCAATCCTGCTCCCGCTATACAGCATCCTCCAAGAGGTATGGAACCCCAGACACTAAGAATTTTAGTCCCTGTCCTGGTCATTTGGAGGTGAATGTGCATTACCCTGGGAGGGTGTATGGATAAGACATCACTACACTGGGAACATAGGGCCCTGCCTTGGGGTGTTGGGGATACAGGGACCTGAGGGGGCAAGCTTCCTGGGGACACTCCCTTAAGAGCTATCTTCATCCAGGCGGAGCCGCCGGCAGGATGTCCGGCATGGGAACCCCATCAGGCAGTGCCGTGGGTTCAACTCCAATGGTGAGTGAGTGTGTTATGCCTCCCACTGGGTGCTCCTCATGGTGTGAAGCCCCATGCAGCCCATGAAACTGCTTACAGGGTCCCCACCATAAGGACTCAAGTTGGTTAGTGGTGGGTGAGGGTACTGGGGGTTTTTGATTAGGATGTCCCTGGTCATCCCCTCAAGGAGTGGATACCCAGTGGTGCCTTTCTGCCTTTGAGGGTAGGTGCCCTGGGTGCCAGCCCCTCCCCAGTCAACACTCTGCCTAGGGCAAGGTTGCTTCCACTCAGTGCCTACTTGATCCACAGCTAACAAGAATGCTGTGGAGTCTGTGCAGTATGGTGTGGCAGGCAGCACGGCCTTCCTTGAATGCCAGCCTCGCTCACCCCAAGCCACTGTTAAGTGGCTGTTCCAGCGAGATCCTGGTGACCGGCGCCGAGAGGTGAGTTCCTGTGCTCACAGTGCTGCACCATGGATGTGGGAGTCCCTTGTACAGTGGAAATTCCACATGGGTGAAATGTAGTGTAGGAGCCAATCTGGAGATGTCCTCATGCTATGAAACCCCTTCTGAGCTTCTTTCCCTATATGGAAATAATTTGAGTGCAACTAGTTATGTAGAAACTCTGCAGGATAGATGTCATTATAGAGCAACCATTTATAGGCATGCCTCTTCATAAAAATTCCATATGCATACCCCATTGGAGTATGCCTCCATGTATGGAACATCATGTGGGTGAGCTCTAGTATATGGTTCTATGGTAGCCCTCATTTTGTGGAAAAGTCTTACAGGTGTCCCTCTTTACATGAACATTCTATGTGGGTGCCACATTCGGGTATTCTCATTAAATgaaaattctgtgtgtgtgctCCAAAATTCTCTCGTTCATTGTACAGAATCCTCATAGGGTCATCCCTCCTGTAATGGAAATATGTGCCAATACCTTATTCAGATATTTCTCATTTATGTGGAGACTTCATGTAGGTTTTTCTTGGTATATGGAAATTTCATGTGGGTACCCCTACGTGAAATGGCTACAAAGGTGGTCTCATCTGGAAGCTGGCTAGGGCAGCAAAGTGGTCATCCAGCCGCTGAGCCCCGCCCCTGCCCCTGCAGATCCGTGCAGAGGACCGCTTCCTGCGTACAGAGCAGGGCTTGTTGCTTCGCGCCCTGCAGCTCGGTGATCGTGGCCTCTACTCCTGCACGGCCACTGAGAACAACTTCAAGCACATCGTCACGCGGGTGCAGCTGCATGTACTGGGCCGGGATGCCGTCCATGCTGCCCTCTTCCCCCCACTGCCTGTGAGCGCCCCACCACCCCCTGGCACAGGCCCCCCCACACCTCCTTACCAGGAGCTGGCCCAGCTGCTCGCCCAGCCAGAAGTGGGCCTCATCCACCAGTACTGCCAGGGTTACTGGCGTCATGTGCCCCCAAGCCCCAGGGAGGCTCCAGAGGTACCCAGGCCTCCTGAGCCTCAGGACCAGAAAAAGCCCCGGAATCGCCGGCACCACCCTCCGGACACATGAGGCCAGCTGCCTGAGCCCTGTGTGGGGCCAGCCTAGCCCTCATTCCTtttaatataaaagatatatatatatatatatatataaaaatatctatattctATACACACCCTGCCCCTGCAAAGACAGTATTTATTGGTGGGTTGTACATAGCCTGCCTCAGCAGCAGCTTCATCCAGAACTTAGACCCATGCTGGTCAGAAATGGCAGAAAACTGAGCCCACCTAATCAGGCCCAGTGAGTTGGCAGGGCCAGGCCAGGACCACACAGTCCCCAGACTCATCTGGAAGTCTGCTTGTTTGAAGGCCGCCAAGATCTACAGAACACAGGAAAGGAGCAAGCCCTACTTGAAGGGCCACGGACCATACATCTTTGCCAATGTGTGCTGTCAATTGTGCTGTGGTGTAGGCACGAATGCTAGGACTGCTTTGGAGTCTGGGTGTGGGGGCTCAGGGCACTCAGAAGGGAAGAAGGGGTCATCACAGGATGCTGGCCCTTGCCTGGTTGGGGGCACTTAGTCGAGGCCAGCCCTTCCCAGGTATTTATTCTCTATTTATTGGGGGCAGGAGGAGTCCTACCAGGGTGGGGCAGGATCTTcagccccttctcccctccctgcctgGACAGCAGTGCTGCCCCATTCTACCTCCTTAGCTTTTCCTATGCTACCTTGACTTGGAGGCTGGGAAAACAGCAATGGGGCCAGGTTCAGGCAGGGCTGAAGGGAGTCCCAAGTCGTGAGGGGAGAGGGGCCATTGTGGAGGCCCGGGGCTTGTAGGGGCTCCCCAGGGCCCCCTTCTGCCCACCACTTAAGGCAGTGGGTGTAAATAGCTCTGGGGGCAGTTGGGTAGGTGGGTGGGGGCTCCTGGCAGCCCTCTGCTGCCCAGATCACAGTCACCCTTGGGTTCCATCTTGTTAATAAACACTGGCTCTGGGACTAGACTTTGGCTTCTCTCCttggtggtggttgtggtggGAGGGGTTAGGGCCACACCTGGTGGGTAAGGGGAGACAAGAGGGGAGCTGGGAGATAGCAGGTTGGCCCCACTTTTAAAAGCCCAGTTTTTTTGAAACCAGGTCTAGTTTAAGCAGCCTGAGTTCCAGTACTACCCTAGTCCCTAGGCAGTGTGAAGGGTCTCAGGGACTTTTGGGGCCACTTACAGTGTGGAAATAGGGGGTGGAGCTCAAAGGCGGAAACTGGCACAAATGAAATAGTCTTACTTCTAAATAGATCCCATCCAACAGGGTGAATATCATAAGCTTCCAGCTTATGGCAAGAGCCAGTGTCCACTTCCTATGCATCCTGTTTAGAGAAGACCTCAGTGTTCAGTGTCTGGTACCCTGGCACCCCCTTGTGGTCTTTTGAGTCAGTGACAGGGTTAAATACTAAATGGCAAACAGGTTTCAGGAAAGGAGTCCAGCCAGGAGGCTCCGGGCCCATGTAGATAGCCTTAAGAGCTGATTTGGGTTGTCtgatggggttgggggtgggaaaTCTCCAGAGCCTGGGAACTCAGTCTGCAACTCAACCTGAACTACTTCACCAACAATGTGGTGCAGCTGAACAGAGCTTCAGGCCCCCCAACCAGGCAGGTAGGTGCTAGAAACAACCCCAGGTATTATGGAGAGCCCCACTTCTACATGATTTCAGGAGTACCTGAAAAAACAGAAACCTGCTCTGGGGGCTTGATTTCTCCCATCTGACAACTGACTGGAAAAGATGCACTTGAAAAACCTTGCCACCTCTGCAGACTTTGTTGTAccaaaatacatatgtatttatgtacagaaaattatatatgcacacatacaacCACACAAATGCTCAGGTACACAACTgtgctcacacatgcacacaggcagATAAACTCTAACATGCTTTGCACAGGAATATGTATTTGCACATTCAAGCACACAAGTGAACTCACACATGTGCCTGTGAGGGGAAATGCATAGGGGGCTGGAAATGTTGCTCAATAGTagagtatgtgtgaggcccttgtgATCCCCAGCAGTGAAAACACACAATAGCACgcatgtgtatatttgtgtgtacaCGTAAAACTGCACACAAAGCTGCATGAATACTCACATGCACTAAAAAGCATAAGCACACATGTACACAGTGGTATACAAGCACAAACCTGTCAAGCCATTACCTTGCTCGGTGCCAATAAAGGACAGAAACTTACATTCTGGCACATGTAGCTGATGTGCATGCCTACCATACCTACCAGGGTCCATCAAAAGCATGTAGAGGCCCTGCTCAGGGTCAGATCTAGCCTTCAGTATGGGTAATTGCAGAGTAAGCCTTTTGCCCCATGATTCCCAGCAAGGCATAGAACCCTGGTCTGGAGCTAACTCTTCTCATCCACTACCTCAGTGTACTCCTGTCAGCCTCTACTTAATCATCAGTAAAATAGAGCTCATGATAAGGACAGCCATCTCCTAGGACCAATATGAGCTTACAAAATAAGGAACAAGCAGTGCTGAGTCCAGTGCTGGGCAAATGGCAGGTGCTCCATGCCTATTTCTCCcaccatttcctcttcctgtcaTCCCCCAGGGCTCCAGGTCCTGTCCTCccctttctttatttaatttttttaaatgtggtgctgaggttcgaacccagggctcACACGTACTAAATGAGTGCtttaccgttgagccacaacctcagccccctttCTTAGTCTTACCATACTAAATATTTCTTACGGTAGTGGGATAGGGGAAGTACTGTTCAAGCCCTATCctagagggatggagggagggaacaGAAGGGATGCAGAGTCAGCGGTTGAGGGATTGGGGACATGCCAGCCTGATTAGAAGGGTTGGGGGACTGAGCTAGCTTCACCTGTCCTTGTCTCTGATTGGGCCTTGGGCATCCTAACTCTCAAATCCCACTAAGCAGCCCCCACCAGGGCCGTCTCCAGAGACCTTAAGGTCTCTGGAGAGTCAGTTGGTTGCCAGTCTTGGGGCCAGAAGAGAGTCTCTGGAGGCCAGAGGCTGGCCTGAACCAAGTTCTTGGGATACCCTCCATTCAGAAGAGCCACCTGCTCACCTTGTCCCTTCACCTGCTGTTGGGGTCATGGGGGCTGGGGCCAGCGCAGAAAAGAAGCACTCCAAGGAGCTGGAAAAGAAGCTGAAAGAGGATGCTGAGAAGGATGCTCGAACTGTGAAACTGCTGCTTCTGGGTAGGGGTGTGGGCCCTGGTGGGGAAGGGCAGCTGCAGTGAGTCAGGGACCTGGAGTCAAGTGGGCGGCCCTTCTATGAGGCAGGGGttccttgggggaaaaaaataagcctATGATGAGGCAGAACACAGTGTAGAAGCCCTGGCCAAGCAAGGCAAGGCCTGACAGGTGATGTTGCAGTCCCCTCTAGGCTGGGCATCCCATGGCAATCTCCAAAGAACAATCATCCCACTGCAGAAGTTTGTGCCAAACATACCTTTGTACAAGTGTGTAGAAGGGATACTTTCAGCTTAACAGGCCATCTGGGCAGGACTTAGAAACCAAAGGCCTCACTAGGAGCCCCACATAGGGCCACTCCCTTGGGAAGAAATCATCCTGAGAACAGGGATACTCTAGGACCACCCAGATCCCAGATCCCCAAACAATGACTCTCGGATGCCAGAACTTTACTGTTGGCAGACCTGTAAAGCAGCTAAAGGAGTTGGAAAAGTACTGTGGGGAATAGATAAACCTGAGTTTATGGTCCCATGGGTAGTGAAGGGAGATGGGCTGATCTAAGCCTGTCTCAAAGCCACTGCTTAACCCCCCAAGGGAAAGAGCTGTTTTAAGAGGGTGAGGCAGTCTTCCAAGCCTTCCAGGATCTATCCAATCAGctggaggtgggcagagggactGAGTCAGGGCCCCCAGAGGAACGGCAGAAAAGCTAAGCCAAAATCCCATTAACTGTGCCCAGTGCTCCTAAGAGAGCCAGCTCAAAAGGGATGTCAtctctgtcctctctgcctcCAAAGGCTCTAATTCCCTCTGAGCCTCTAAAAGACAACCTTCCTTATGGTGAAAGGCAAAGAAAGGTTGAAGCAGCTCAAATAATTCTGTGCATGCAGTACCAGAGATTCCCACAAAGTGGAGCTCCaggatttctttattttggtcTCACAGCAAAATAAAGAATGCTTTATACCAGGGTCCTGGAGATTCCCTGGACAGTTAAGTTTTCTGATTTTGTTCATTGGCTCCCTTTTGTCATTGTGCTGACATTTACAAACGTTTTTCCAACAGTGCTTAAATGCTTACTGCGGGTGGGGTGAGGGCAGATATGACTAGGGATCTAGCTGGAGTGCTGGTCCCTTGGATGCGGGTCCAAAGGGATGGCTAACTCCTCTTCTGGCCTCCCTCAGGGAAATGGAGGGGATCCATGTGGCTCTAAAGTGCAGCTTCCCTTTCAGGTGCGGGTGAGTCCGGAAAAAGCACCATTGTCAAGCAGATGAAGTGAGTGCCCCTGCCCTCCTGAAACCTCTGGGGGTGGGTACAAGCACACTGGGACCTATTTTTCACTACTGCCTCCCAAGACGCTGACTCTGCTCGCCTTGGCCACAGGATTATCCATCAAGACGGGTACTCGCTGGAAGAGTGCCTTGAGTTCATTGCCATCATCTATGGCAACACTCTGCAATCCATCATGGCCATCGTGCGGGCTATGACCACGCTCAACATTCAGTACGGAGACGCAGCGCGCCAGGTGCGCCACGAGAAGGGCTGATGGGGCCCCCTCCCCCAGGAACTGGAGGCGCCCAAATGGGCTCCAATTCGGCGTCCTCAACTACCAATCCCACCCTGCCCCCCAGGACGATGCCCGGAAACTGATGCACATGGCAGACACGATTGAGGAGGGTACGATGCCGAAAGAGATGTCGGACATCATTCAGCGGCTGTGGAAGGACTCGGGTATCCAGGCTTGTTACGAACGCGCCTCGGAGTACCAGCTGAACGATTCTGCGGGCTAGTGAGCGTTCGCAGGCAGGGCGGGAGGGTGCGGGCGGGACTCTTCTGAGCCCCTCTAGGTCACCCACCTACCCACACCGGGTGTTTCCCACAGCTACCTCTCAGACCTGGAGCGCTTGGTGGCTCCGGGCTATGTGCCTACTGAGCAGGACGTGTTGCGTTC
This window of the Ictidomys tridecemlineatus isolate mIctTri1 chromosome 3, mIctTri1.hap1, whole genome shotgun sequence genome carries:
- the Sema3f gene encoding semaphorin-3F isoform X2: MLVTGLLLWASLLSGVWSATPTQDHFQATPRVRLSYKELKATGTAHFFNFLLNTTDYRILLKDEDHDRMYVGSKDYVLSLDLHDINREPLIIHWAASPQRIEECVLSGKNGNGECGNFVRLIQPWNRTHLYVCGTGAYNPMCTYVNRGRRAQDYIFYLEPERLESGKGKCPYDPKLDTASALINEELYAGVYIDFMGTDAAIFRTLGKQTAMRTDQYNSRWLNDPAFIHAELIPDSAERNDDKLYFFFRERSAEAPQSPAVYARIGRICLNDDGGHCCLVNKWSTFLKARLVCSVPGEDGIETHFDELQDVFVQQTQDVRNPVIYAVFTSSGSVFRGSAVCVYSMADIRMVFNGPFAHKEGPNYQWMPFSGKMPYPRPGTCPGGTFTPSMKSTKDYPDEVINFMRSHPLMYQAIYPLQRRPLVVRTGAPYRLTTVAVDQVDAADGRYEVLFLGTDRGTVQKVIVLPKDDQEVEELMLEEVEVFKDPAPIKTMTISSKRQQLYVASAVGVTHLSLHRCQAYGAACADCCLARDPYCAWDGQSCSRYTASSKRRSRRQDVRHGNPIRQCRGFNSNANKNAVESVQYGVAGSTAFLECQPRSPQATVKWLFQRDPGDRRREIRAEDRFLRTEQGLLLRALQLGDRGLYSCTATENNFKHIVTRVQLHVLGRDAVHAALFPPLPVSAPPPPGTGPPTPPYQELAQLLAQPEVGLIHQYCQGYWRHVPPSPREAPEVPRPPEPQDQKKPRNRRHHPPDT
- the Gnat1 gene encoding guanine nucleotide-binding protein G(t) subunit alpha-1 isoform X3, producing MGAGASAEKKHSKELEKKLKEDAEKDARTVKLLLLGAGESGKSTIVKQMKIIHQDGYSLEECLEFIAIIYGNTLQSIMAIVRAMTTLNIQYGDAARQDDARKLMHMADTIEEGTMPKEMSDIIQRLWKDSGIQACYERASEYQLNDSAGYYLSDLERLVAPGYVPTEQDVLRSRVKTTGIIETQFSFKDLNFRMFDVGGQRSERKKWIHCFEGVTCIIFIAALSAYDMVLVEDDEVPMLSSEPYAREPAPVQQHLQPPLLRHHIHRALPQQERRFHREDKKGTPKHLLPGLRR
- the Sema3f gene encoding semaphorin-3F isoform X1; translated protein: MLVTGLLLWASLLSGVWSATPTQDHFQATPRVRLSYKELKATGTAHFFNFLLNTTDYRILLKDEDHDRMYVGSKDYVLSLDLHDINREPLIIHWAASPQRIEECVLSGKNGNGECGNFVRLIQPWNRTHLYVCGTGAYNPMCTYVNRGRRAQASPWTRTQVVKGRGSRATDSALRPTPAAPRQDYIFYLEPERLESGKGKCPYDPKLDTASALINEELYAGVYIDFMGTDAAIFRTLGKQTAMRTDQYNSRWLNDPAFIHAELIPDSAERNDDKLYFFFRERSAEAPQSPAVYARIGRICLNDDGGHCCLVNKWSTFLKARLVCSVPGEDGIETHFDELQDVFVQQTQDVRNPVIYAVFTSSGSVFRGSAVCVYSMADIRMVFNGPFAHKEGPNYQWMPFSGKMPYPRPGTCPGGTFTPSMKSTKDYPDEVINFMRSHPLMYQAIYPLQRRPLVVRTGAPYRLTTVAVDQVDAADGRYEVLFLGTDRGTVQKVIVLPKDDQEVEELMLEEVEVFKDPAPIKTMTISSKRQQLYVASAVGVTHLSLHRCQAYGAACADCCLARDPYCAWDGQSCSRYTASSKRRSRRQDVRHGNPIRQCRGFNSNANKNAVESVQYGVAGSTAFLECQPRSPQATVKWLFQRDPGDRRREIRAEDRFLRTEQGLLLRALQLGDRGLYSCTATENNFKHIVTRVQLHVLGRDAVHAALFPPLPVSAPPPPGTGPPTPPYQELAQLLAQPEVGLIHQYCQGYWRHVPPSPREAPEVPRPPEPQDQKKPRNRRHHPPDT
- the Gnat1 gene encoding guanine nucleotide-binding protein G(t) subunit alpha-1 isoform X2, producing the protein MGAGASAEKKHSKELEKKLKEDAEKDARTVKLLLLGAGESGKSTIVKQMKIIHQDGYSLEECLEFIAIIYGNTLQSIMAIVRAMTTLNIQYGDAARQDDARKLMHMADTIEEGTMPKEMSDIIQRLWKDSGIQACYERASEYQLNDSAGYYLSDLERLVAPGYVPTEQDVLRSRVKTTGIIETQFSFKDLNFRMFDVGGQRSERKKWIHCFEGVTCIIFIAALSAYDMVLVEDDEVPMLSSEPYAREPAPVQQHLQPPLLRHHIHRALPQQERRFHREDKKGTPKHLLPGLRRA